A section of the Kribbella sp. HUAS MG21 genome encodes:
- the ileS gene encoding isoleucine--tRNA ligase: MAAAQNSGHNSGTPWRQVPAQVDFPALEREVLTLWDEHDTFAKSLEQSAGGKPWTFYEGPPTANGMPGTHHIEARVFKDVFPRYRTMKGFWVERKAGWDCHGLPVEVAVEKELGFNGKPDIEAYGIAEFNAKCRESVLRHVDAFNELTVRMGYWVDLEHPYRTMDPEYVQSVWWSLKQVHEKGLLVEDYRITPYCPRCGTGLSDHELAQGYETVVDPSVYVRFPLTSGPLAGKASMLVWTTTPWTLVSNTAVAVHPDVKYVVATDGTESLVVAEPLLDRLGEGWTVTGEYGGREMERWTYQRPFELVPFEEEAHYVVLAEYVTTEDGTGLVHQSPAFGADDLAVGRAYNLPVVNPVDTTGHFNSDVPLVGGQFFKKADEDLVKDLKDRALLFKHVPYEHPYPHCWRCHTPVMYYALPSWYIRTTQVKDALLRENEKTSWYPDSVKWGRYGDWLRNNIDWAVSRSRYWGTPLPIWRCGEDHQVCVGSLAELGELAGRDLSATDPHRPYVDDITFDCPTCGAEARRVPEVIDAWYDSGSMPFAQWGYPWVEGSKEKFEQTYPADYICEAIDQTRGWFYTLMAVGTLVFDESSYRNVVCLGHILAEDGRKMSKHLGNILEPIPLMDDHSADAVRWFMAASGSPWKARGIGPNVLNEIVRKVLLTYWNTVAFHALYARLADWSPADAPAVADRSVLDRWLVSETHRLVRDTDEAYAAYDTQRLGLLINSFVDVLSNWYVRRSRRRFWSGDAGALATLHETLDVLTRVMAPLTPFVTERVWQDVFRPVTPGLAESVHLTSFPTYDETLIDDVLAQHVSMARRVVELGRSARAEAKVKTRQPLARALVGSAAIADLSPELLQEIADELNVGTVAPLSSAGADLVEFSAKGNFRELGKRFAKQTPVVAAAIAAADAGALAASLKESGTATVVVDGEEVQVGEAEVLVSERPKEGWSVVNEQGETVALDLEVTPELKQAGLAREVVRTLQEARKNAGLEVSDRIKVWLTSTDPELTDALGKHSDEIAREVLAVELTQSAPSESDVATGTEEDLQLTYWLTKA, encoded by the coding sequence ATGGCGGCAGCGCAGAACTCCGGACACAACTCCGGAACCCCGTGGCGGCAGGTCCCCGCCCAGGTCGACTTCCCCGCGCTCGAGCGGGAGGTGCTCACCCTCTGGGACGAGCACGACACCTTCGCCAAGAGCCTCGAACAGTCCGCCGGCGGCAAGCCGTGGACGTTCTACGAGGGCCCGCCGACCGCGAACGGCATGCCCGGCACGCACCACATCGAGGCCCGCGTCTTCAAGGACGTGTTCCCGCGCTACCGGACCATGAAGGGCTTCTGGGTCGAGCGCAAGGCCGGCTGGGACTGCCACGGCCTCCCGGTCGAGGTCGCGGTCGAGAAGGAGCTCGGCTTCAACGGCAAGCCGGACATCGAGGCGTACGGCATCGCGGAGTTCAACGCGAAGTGCCGCGAGTCGGTGCTGCGGCACGTGGACGCGTTCAACGAGCTCACCGTGCGGATGGGCTACTGGGTCGACCTCGAGCACCCGTACCGGACGATGGACCCGGAGTACGTCCAGTCGGTGTGGTGGTCGCTCAAGCAGGTGCACGAGAAGGGCCTGCTGGTCGAGGACTACCGGATCACGCCGTACTGCCCGCGCTGCGGCACCGGCCTGTCCGACCACGAGCTCGCGCAGGGCTACGAGACGGTCGTCGACCCGTCGGTCTACGTCCGCTTCCCGCTGACCTCGGGTCCGCTGGCCGGCAAGGCGTCGATGCTGGTCTGGACGACCACGCCGTGGACGCTGGTGTCCAACACCGCCGTCGCGGTGCATCCGGACGTGAAGTACGTCGTCGCCACCGACGGCACGGAGTCGCTGGTCGTGGCCGAGCCGCTGCTGGACCGGCTCGGTGAGGGCTGGACCGTCACCGGCGAGTACGGCGGCCGCGAGATGGAGCGGTGGACCTACCAGCGGCCGTTCGAGCTGGTGCCCTTCGAGGAGGAGGCGCACTACGTCGTCCTCGCGGAGTACGTCACCACCGAGGACGGCACCGGTCTGGTGCACCAGTCCCCTGCGTTCGGCGCCGACGACCTCGCGGTCGGCCGGGCGTACAACCTGCCGGTGGTCAACCCGGTGGACACCACCGGTCACTTCAACTCCGACGTACCGCTGGTCGGCGGGCAGTTCTTCAAGAAGGCCGACGAGGACCTGGTGAAGGACCTGAAGGACCGCGCGCTGCTGTTCAAGCACGTGCCGTACGAGCACCCGTACCCGCACTGCTGGCGCTGCCACACCCCGGTGATGTACTACGCGCTGCCGTCCTGGTACATCCGCACCACGCAGGTCAAGGATGCGCTGCTGCGCGAGAACGAGAAGACCAGCTGGTACCCGGACTCGGTCAAGTGGGGACGGTACGGCGACTGGCTGCGCAACAACATCGACTGGGCCGTGTCCCGGTCGCGCTACTGGGGCACGCCGCTGCCGATCTGGCGGTGCGGCGAGGACCACCAGGTGTGTGTCGGCTCGCTGGCCGAGCTCGGTGAGCTGGCCGGCCGCGACCTGAGCGCGACCGATCCGCACCGGCCGTACGTCGACGACATCACCTTCGACTGCCCGACCTGCGGCGCCGAGGCGCGGCGCGTGCCCGAGGTGATCGACGCCTGGTACGACTCGGGCTCGATGCCGTTCGCGCAGTGGGGCTACCCGTGGGTGGAGGGCTCGAAGGAGAAGTTCGAGCAGACCTACCCGGCGGACTACATCTGCGAGGCGATCGACCAGACGCGCGGCTGGTTCTACACACTGATGGCGGTCGGCACGCTGGTGTTCGACGAGTCGTCGTACCGCAACGTCGTCTGCCTCGGGCACATCCTCGCCGAGGACGGCCGGAAGATGTCCAAGCACCTGGGCAACATCCTGGAGCCGATCCCGCTGATGGACGACCACAGCGCGGACGCGGTGCGCTGGTTCATGGCCGCCTCCGGGTCGCCGTGGAAGGCGCGCGGCATCGGGCCGAACGTGCTGAACGAGATCGTCCGGAAGGTGCTGCTCACCTACTGGAACACGGTCGCGTTCCACGCCCTGTACGCGCGGCTGGCCGATTGGTCGCCCGCGGACGCTCCTGCCGTCGCCGACCGTTCGGTGCTGGACCGTTGGCTGGTCAGCGAGACGCACCGGCTGGTCCGCGACACCGACGAGGCGTACGCCGCGTACGACACGCAGCGGCTCGGGCTGCTGATCAACTCGTTCGTCGACGTGCTCTCGAACTGGTACGTCCGCCGTTCGCGGCGCCGGTTCTGGTCCGGGGACGCGGGCGCGCTGGCGACCCTGCACGAGACGCTCGACGTGCTCACCCGGGTGATGGCGCCGCTGACGCCGTTCGTCACCGAGCGGGTCTGGCAGGACGTGTTCCGCCCGGTCACCCCCGGCCTGGCGGAGTCGGTGCACCTGACGAGCTTCCCGACGTACGACGAGACGCTGATCGACGACGTCCTGGCGCAGCACGTGTCGATGGCGCGCCGGGTCGTGGAGCTCGGCCGGTCGGCCCGCGCCGAGGCGAAGGTGAAGACGCGGCAGCCGCTGGCCCGGGCGCTGGTCGGATCCGCCGCGATCGCGGACCTGTCGCCGGAGCTGCTGCAGGAGATCGCCGACGAGCTCAACGTCGGTACCGTCGCGCCGCTGTCGTCGGCGGGCGCGGACCTGGTCGAGTTCTCCGCGAAGGGCAACTTCCGGGAGCTGGGCAAGCGGTTCGCCAAGCAGACCCCGGTGGTGGCCGCCGCGATCGCCGCGGCCGACGCCGGGGCGCTGGCCGCGTCCTTGAAGGAGTCCGGCACGGCGACCGTCGTGGTGGACGGCGAAGAGGTGCAGGTCGGCGAGGCCGAGGTGCTGGTGTCCGAGCGGCCGAAGGAAGGCTGGTCGGTGGTCAACGAGCAGGGCGAGACCGTGGCCCTGGACCTCGAGGTCACGCCGGAGCTCAAGCAGGCCGGCCTGGCCCGCGAGGTGGTCCGCACCCTGCAGGAGGCCCGGAAGAACGCCGGACTCGAGGTGTCGGACCGGATCAAGGTCTGGCTGACCTCGACCGACCCCGAACTGACCGATGCCCTCGGCAAGCACTCAGACGAGATCGCCCGCGAGGTCCTCGCCGTGGAACTCACCCAGTCGGCCCCGTCGGAATCCGACGTTGCCACCGGCACCGAAGAGGACCTGCAGCTCACCTACTGGCTGACGAAGGCGTAG
- the murG gene encoding undecaprenyldiphospho-muramoylpentapeptide beta-N-acetylglucosaminyltransferase, translating to MPSIVLAGGGSAGHTSPLIATADALRRLDPTVEILALGTERGLETRVVPEAGYRLELIPPVPLPRKPTPALLAVPGKMLASVSAARRILDEAKADVLVGFGGYVSTPAYVAAWRRKTPIVVHEGNAVPGIANKFAARYCTQHVKTSFPGSELPHAEYVGLPIRRAIATLDRAALRAEARRFFGLDPDAPTLFVTGGSQGAQRINEAVSGAAADLQAAGIQVLHAIGPKNTLEVPQTGPLPYVVLNYVDRMDLAYAAADLVVCRSGANTVTEVSGVGLPAIYVPLPIGNGEQRLNAKPVVDVGGGVLIDNAELTVDWVRANVPQLLLDRERLTAMSTAAQGVIRTDADDRLARIILDVVGSAS from the coding sequence TTGCCCAGCATCGTCCTGGCCGGTGGCGGTAGCGCCGGCCACACCTCACCCCTGATCGCCACGGCGGACGCCCTGCGCCGGCTCGACCCGACGGTCGAGATCCTCGCCCTCGGGACCGAGCGCGGCCTCGAGACCCGCGTCGTCCCGGAGGCCGGCTACCGGCTCGAGCTCATCCCGCCGGTGCCGCTGCCGCGCAAGCCCACGCCCGCGCTGCTCGCCGTACCGGGCAAGATGCTCGCCTCGGTGAGCGCCGCCCGGCGGATCCTCGACGAGGCGAAGGCCGACGTCCTGGTCGGCTTCGGCGGCTACGTTTCCACCCCGGCGTACGTCGCCGCCTGGCGGCGGAAGACCCCGATCGTGGTGCACGAGGGCAACGCTGTGCCGGGGATCGCGAACAAGTTCGCCGCCCGCTACTGCACGCAGCACGTGAAGACCTCGTTCCCCGGCTCCGAGCTGCCGCACGCGGAGTACGTCGGCCTGCCGATCCGGCGGGCGATCGCCACGCTGGACCGGGCCGCGCTGCGCGCGGAGGCCCGGCGGTTCTTCGGCCTCGACCCGGACGCGCCGACGCTGTTCGTGACCGGCGGCTCGCAGGGCGCACAGCGGATCAACGAAGCCGTCTCCGGCGCCGCCGCCGATCTGCAGGCGGCCGGCATCCAGGTCCTGCACGCGATCGGCCCGAAAAACACCCTTGAGGTGCCGCAGACCGGCCCGCTGCCGTACGTCGTCCTCAACTACGTCGACCGGATGGACCTCGCGTACGCCGCCGCGGACCTGGTCGTGTGCCGTTCGGGCGCGAACACCGTGACCGAGGTGTCGGGCGTCGGCCTGCCCGCGATCTACGTTCCGCTGCCGATCGGTAACGGCGAGCAGCGGCTGAACGCCAAGCCGGTGGTCGACGTCGGCGGCGGCGTGCTGATCGACAACGCCGAGCTGACCGTCGACTGGGTGCGGGCGAACGTGCCCCAACTTCTGCTCGACCGCGAGCGTCTGACTGCCATGTCCACTGCTGCCCAAGGCGTCATCCGGACCGACGCCGACGACCGATTGGCGCGGATCATCCTCGATGTGGTGGGGTCTGCTTCGTGA
- the murC gene encoding UDP-N-acetylmuramate--L-alanine ligase, translated as MIVTAPDTLLPAEKLGRVHFVGIGGAGMSGIARIMASRGIEVSGSDAKDGKVLAALRALGATCWVGHAAEHVKDVDTVVVSTAIRETNPEVVAAREAGIPILPRAAALAAVMVGRRTLAVAGTHGKTTTTSMLTVALQHCGVDPSYAIGGNLNESGSNAHDGTGDLFVAEADESDKSFLTYSPEVSIVTSVEPDHLDNYGDETSYRKAFEEFCGRVLPDGFMVICHDDAGARELASYARDRGIDVRTYGESADADLHVTEITATGATQSFVPVYRGRKLPVVHLQQAGKHNALNASAALTVGLGLGFSAADLAEGLASFTGTGRRFEFKGLEDGVRVFDSYAHHPTELAVDLTAARQVAGEGRVIACFQPHLFSRTRIFATQFSEALALADEVVVMDVFAAREDPEPGVTGALIANHVPLKPEQVRFEPSWSAVPQVVVDLAEPGDLVVTLGAGDVTLIGPEVVGLLAERAATRESAQDAAAPVVK; from the coding sequence GTGATCGTCACCGCTCCTGACACGCTGCTACCGGCCGAGAAGCTGGGCAGGGTGCACTTCGTAGGTATCGGCGGCGCCGGCATGTCCGGGATCGCCCGGATCATGGCCTCGCGCGGCATCGAGGTGTCCGGCTCGGACGCCAAGGACGGCAAGGTGCTGGCCGCGCTCCGCGCGCTCGGCGCCACCTGCTGGGTCGGTCACGCCGCCGAGCACGTGAAGGACGTCGACACCGTCGTGGTGTCGACCGCGATCCGCGAGACCAACCCCGAGGTCGTCGCCGCCCGCGAGGCCGGGATCCCGATCCTGCCCCGGGCCGCCGCGCTCGCCGCGGTGATGGTCGGCCGCCGGACCCTCGCGGTCGCCGGCACCCACGGCAAGACCACGACCACGTCGATGCTGACGGTCGCGCTGCAGCACTGCGGCGTGGACCCGTCGTACGCGATCGGCGGCAACCTCAACGAGTCCGGCTCCAACGCCCACGACGGCACCGGTGACCTGTTCGTCGCCGAGGCGGACGAGTCCGACAAGTCGTTCCTGACCTACTCGCCCGAGGTGTCGATCGTGACCTCGGTCGAGCCGGACCACCTGGACAACTACGGCGACGAGACCAGCTACCGCAAGGCGTTCGAGGAGTTCTGCGGGCGCGTGCTGCCGGACGGGTTCATGGTGATCTGCCACGACGACGCGGGCGCCCGGGAGCTGGCGTCGTACGCGCGGGACCGCGGGATCGACGTGCGGACGTACGGCGAGTCGGCCGACGCGGACCTGCACGTCACCGAGATCACGGCGACCGGGGCGACGCAGTCGTTCGTGCCGGTGTACCGCGGGCGGAAGCTGCCGGTCGTGCACCTGCAGCAGGCCGGCAAGCACAACGCGCTGAACGCCTCGGCGGCGCTGACCGTCGGGCTCGGACTCGGGTTCTCGGCGGCGGACCTCGCCGAGGGGCTGGCGTCGTTCACCGGGACCGGGCGGCGGTTCGAGTTCAAGGGGCTCGAGGACGGGGTCCGGGTGTTCGACTCGTACGCGCACCACCCGACCGAGCTCGCCGTCGACCTCACCGCGGCGCGCCAGGTGGCGGGGGAGGGCCGCGTGATCGCGTGCTTCCAGCCGCACCTGTTCAGCCGGACGCGGATCTTCGCGACCCAGTTCTCCGAGGCGCTGGCGCTGGCCGACGAGGTCGTGGTGATGGACGTGTTCGCGGCCCGCGAGGACCCGGAGCCCGGGGTCACCGGCGCCCTGATCGCCAACCACGTGCCGCTGAAACCGGAGCAGGTGCGGTTCGAGCCGTCGTGGTCCGCCGTACCGCAGGTGGTCGTGGACCTCGCCGAGCCGGGCGACCTGGTCGTCACCCTGGGCGCGGGCGACGTCACCCTCATCGGCCCGGAAGTCGTTGGTCTGCTGGCCGAACGCGCCGCCACCCGCGAGTCTGCGCAAGACGCCGCCGCCCCTGTGGTGAAGTAA
- a CDS encoding YggS family pyridoxal phosphate-dependent enzyme, with amino-acid sequence MSDRAAELRANLEQVQERIEKACQAAGRPRDEVTLVAITKTFPISDVRALADLGVTDVGENREQELKEKAPDCPELHWHFVGQLQSKKSRSVVRHASVVHSVDRPSLVAALSKAAVAEDKTVRCLIQVSLAAYGPDEAATGASRGGVEPADVPGLAAAVAAADGLELGGVMAVAPLGADPEEAFAGLREVASRLRSDHPGADWISAGMTGDLEAAIKHGATHVRLGRALLGTRTPLG; translated from the coding sequence ATGAGCGATCGCGCCGCCGAGCTCCGGGCGAACCTGGAGCAGGTACAGGAGCGGATCGAGAAGGCCTGTCAGGCGGCCGGGAGGCCCCGGGACGAGGTCACCCTCGTGGCGATCACCAAAACCTTCCCCATCAGCGACGTACGGGCGCTGGCGGACCTGGGGGTCACCGACGTCGGCGAGAACCGCGAGCAGGAACTCAAGGAGAAGGCGCCGGACTGCCCGGAGCTGCACTGGCACTTCGTCGGGCAGCTGCAGTCGAAGAAGTCCCGCTCGGTCGTCCGGCACGCCTCGGTCGTGCACTCGGTCGATCGGCCGTCGCTGGTGGCGGCGTTGTCGAAGGCCGCGGTCGCGGAGGACAAGACGGTGCGCTGCCTGATCCAGGTGAGCCTGGCGGCGTACGGACCCGACGAGGCGGCGACCGGCGCGAGCCGGGGCGGTGTCGAGCCGGCCGACGTACCCGGACTCGCCGCCGCGGTCGCCGCGGCGGACGGGCTCGAACTCGGGGGAGTGATGGCCGTCGCACCCCTCGGCGCGGACCCTGAGGAAGCCTTCGCGGGACTGCGGGAAGTAGCGTCCCGGCTACGCTCCGATCACCCCGGCGCGGACTGGATCTCCGCCGGGATGACCGGCGATCTGGAGGCGGCGATCAAGCACGGTGCGACACACGTTCGGCTCGGGCGCGCATTACTCGGTACGCGCACTCCGCTGGGTTAG
- the sepF gene encoding cell division protein SepF: MSGALRKMGVYLGLVEDGERYNARYDDEYDDYEEYDDAVDGDSQETEPVPAGREGRETREHREERPDRTEQGGGTVSKFPDRRGVAPSPEVTELARITTVHPRSYNEARVIGEHFRDGTPVIMNLTEMDHADAKRLVDFAAGLIFCCRGSIERITTKVFLVCPPNVTVAAEEKEKIAADGFYNQS; this comes from the coding sequence ATGAGCGGCGCACTGCGCAAGATGGGTGTGTACCTCGGCTTGGTCGAGGACGGGGAGCGCTACAACGCGCGGTACGACGACGAGTACGACGACTACGAAGAGTACGACGACGCCGTCGACGGGGACTCCCAGGAGACCGAGCCGGTACCCGCCGGCCGGGAGGGCCGCGAGACTCGGGAGCACCGCGAGGAGCGTCCCGACCGCACCGAACAGGGCGGCGGCACGGTCAGCAAGTTCCCAGACCGGCGCGGGGTCGCGCCGTCCCCGGAGGTTACCGAGTTGGCCCGCATCACCACCGTGCACCCGCGCAGCTACAACGAGGCGCGCGTCATCGGTGAGCACTTCCGCGACGGGACGCCCGTCATCATGAACCTGACCGAGATGGACCACGCGGACGCGAAGCGCCTGGTCGACTTCGCGGCCGGGCTGATCTTCTGCTGCCGGGGCTCGATCGAGCGGATCACCACCAAGGTGTTCCTGGTCTGCCCGCCGAACGTCACGGTGGCCGCGGAGGAGAAGGAAAAGATCGCCGCGGACGGGTTCTACAACCAGAGCTGA
- a CDS encoding FtsQ-type POTRA domain-containing protein encodes MSQSVDLARAQQRFARRQRLVRWRSWLPWAVGGGLVVLSGLVVWLFYFSSAFAVSGVRISGADTVPVATIEETAAVPTGTPLAKVDLRSIADRVRTIPAVADAQVTRAWPRRIVVVVTERVPVVVVTDGSRYELVDATGTAYRTVPNRPAGLPEAKVTGVRRDVTIHSVVTVSAALPDTLRAQVGSISAASPDSITLNLSSGVKVVWGSADDSARKAEVLSVLMKRQAKVYDVSAPDLPVTKGEKR; translated from the coding sequence ATGAGCCAGAGTGTCGATCTGGCTCGGGCACAGCAGCGGTTCGCGCGCCGGCAGCGGTTGGTGCGGTGGCGGAGCTGGCTGCCGTGGGCGGTCGGCGGCGGACTGGTCGTGCTGTCCGGGCTGGTCGTCTGGCTGTTCTACTTCTCCTCCGCGTTCGCGGTGTCCGGGGTCCGGATCAGCGGTGCCGACACGGTGCCGGTGGCAACGATCGAGGAGACCGCCGCGGTGCCGACCGGGACGCCGCTGGCGAAGGTCGACCTGCGGTCGATCGCGGACCGGGTGCGGACGATCCCGGCGGTCGCGGACGCCCAGGTGACGCGGGCGTGGCCGCGCCGGATCGTCGTCGTGGTCACCGAACGGGTCCCGGTCGTGGTGGTCACCGACGGCTCGCGGTACGAGCTGGTGGACGCCACCGGTACGGCGTACCGCACGGTGCCGAACCGGCCGGCCGGGCTGCCGGAGGCGAAGGTGACCGGGGTCCGGCGCGACGTCACGATCCACTCCGTGGTGACGGTGTCGGCGGCGCTCCCGGACACGTTGCGGGCGCAGGTGGGATCGATCTCGGCAGCGTCGCCGGACTCGATCACCCTGAACCTGAGCTCCGGGGTGAAGGTCGTGTGGGGCAGTGCCGATGACAGCGCGCGCAAGGCCGAGGTACTGAGCGTGCTGATGAAGCGGCAGGCCAAGGTGTACGACGTCTCCGCGCCCGATCTCCCTGTCACCAAAGGGGAAAAGCGGTGA
- a CDS encoding DivIVA domain-containing protein, which produces MPLTPDDVRSKQFTPVRLREGYDVTEVDSFLDEVEAELERLLAENEELRAKLAAAQRAGADQQRPVDQTAALPPVVQQPKPPVVVEKPEEKPPVVAAPGAAAAAGTVGDASSSAVRLLEMATKHSDDLVQEAKDTADKIIGEARAKAERLENEARGKADRMTGEARARAEKLDGEIAERRAQMLGTLEKQKGQLERTIDDLHAYEREYRSRLKTYFTEQLKALGNGDDTLSPRNGFRPEARAQAHGHGV; this is translated from the coding sequence ATGCCGCTGACGCCGGATGACGTCCGCTCGAAGCAATTCACGCCCGTCCGACTACGGGAGGGCTACGACGTCACAGAGGTCGACTCCTTCCTCGACGAGGTCGAAGCCGAGCTCGAGCGACTTCTCGCCGAGAACGAGGAGCTGCGGGCCAAGCTCGCGGCGGCCCAGCGCGCGGGCGCCGACCAGCAGCGGCCGGTCGACCAGACCGCCGCGCTGCCGCCCGTCGTGCAGCAGCCGAAGCCCCCGGTCGTGGTCGAGAAGCCCGAGGAGAAGCCGCCGGTGGTGGCCGCTCCCGGTGCGGCCGCGGCGGCCGGCACGGTCGGTGACGCCTCCAGCTCGGCCGTCCGGCTGCTGGAGATGGCCACCAAGCACTCCGACGACCTGGTCCAGGAGGCGAAGGACACCGCCGACAAGATCATCGGCGAGGCCCGCGCCAAGGCGGAGCGCCTGGAGAACGAGGCCCGCGGCAAGGCCGACCGGATGACCGGTGAGGCCCGCGCCCGCGCCGAGAAGCTCGACGGCGAGATCGCCGAGCGGCGCGCGCAGATGCTCGGCACCCTGGAGAAGCAGAAGGGCCAGCTCGAGCGCACGATCGACGACCTGCACGCGTACGAGCGGGAGTACCGCAGCCGCCTGAAGACGTACTTCACCGAGCAGCTCAAGGCGCTCGGCAACGGCGACGACACGCTGAGCCCGCGCAACGGCTTCCGGCCCGAGGCGCGCGCGCAGGCGCACGGTCACGGCGTCTGA
- a CDS encoding YggT family protein translates to MDALALVLIVIYYVLLAFFLVLVARFVLSLIVMFAPQWHPKGPLLLLFELIYSITDPFLRPLRRILPPIGAGGIRLDLSMLMLFVIVSVAMAINSTALRSL, encoded by the coding sequence ATGGATGCTCTAGCGCTCGTCCTCATCGTGATCTACTACGTGCTGCTCGCCTTCTTCCTGGTGCTGGTGGCACGCTTCGTCCTCAGCCTGATCGTGATGTTCGCGCCGCAGTGGCACCCGAAGGGGCCGCTGCTGCTGTTGTTCGAACTGATCTACTCGATCACGGACCCGTTCCTGCGGCCGCTGCGGCGGATCCTGCCGCCGATCGGGGCCGGCGGGATCCGGCTCGACCTGTCCATGTTGATGCTGTTCGTCATCGTGTCGGTGGCGATGGCCATCAACTCGACGGCCCTTCGGTCGTTGTGA
- a CDS encoding polyphenol oxidase family protein, with translation MFGYDEVLSAARVAFTDRYGGASKPPYGELNLGSAAGPDAEGVLANFRLIAAEFGVPADHVVRVSQVHGRDVHVVRPGDVLPADPMPRADGIVTTRSDVVLAVRAADCLPVLLSGDGVIGAAHSGRKGMYVGIVPATVDAMHELGAARITAVLGPYACGRCYEVPEEMRVEVAERVPASYSETSWGTPALDVAAGVKSQLAALDVEVVDATACTIESPDLYSYRREGPESGRMAGLIKRVAA, from the coding sequence GTGTTCGGCTACGACGAGGTTCTTTCCGCCGCCCGGGTCGCCTTCACCGATCGGTACGGCGGCGCCAGCAAACCGCCGTACGGCGAACTGAACCTCGGCAGCGCGGCCGGTCCGGACGCCGAGGGTGTGCTCGCGAACTTCCGGCTGATCGCGGCGGAGTTCGGCGTGCCCGCCGACCACGTGGTGCGGGTCAGCCAGGTGCACGGCCGCGACGTGCACGTCGTCCGCCCCGGCGACGTGCTCCCGGCCGACCCGATGCCCCGCGCCGACGGAATCGTCACGACCCGGTCCGACGTCGTCCTCGCCGTGCGTGCCGCCGACTGCCTGCCGGTGCTGCTGTCCGGCGACGGCGTCATCGGCGCCGCACACTCCGGCCGCAAGGGCATGTACGTCGGCATCGTCCCGGCGACCGTCGACGCGATGCACGAACTCGGCGCCGCGCGCATCACCGCAGTACTCGGCCCGTACGCGTGCGGCCGGTGCTACGAGGTCCCCGAGGAGATGCGCGTCGAAGTCGCCGAGCGCGTGCCGGCGTCGTACTCCGAGACCAGCTGGGGCACGCCCGCGCTGGATGTGGCCGCCGGCGTGAAGTCGCAGCTGGCCGCGCTCGACGTCGAGGTCGTCGACGCGACCGCGTGCACGATCGAGTCCCCCGACCTCTACTCGTACCGCCGCGAAGGCCCCGAGAGCGGCCGGATGGCCGGCCTGATCAAGCGGGTCGCCGCATGA